The Polyodon spathula isolate WHYD16114869_AA chromosome 13, ASM1765450v1, whole genome shotgun sequence genome includes a region encoding these proteins:
- the supv3l1 gene encoding ATP-dependent RNA helicase SUPV3L1, mitochondrial, translating into MSLKRCLFLLSRSPHRANCLRSTVAVLAKGSAGASAVQRQCTGASGFICRNASSSSASKPPDTSLFVPLHVKATHNNGEGAIGEELTQPLDKSEVLKVLNRFYKRKEMQRLAAENGLDARLFHQAFISFRKYVLESDALGADLHIILNDFCCGAGHVDDLYPYFMRHAKLIFPMLDCMEDLRKISDLRVPANWYPEARAIQRKIIFHAGPTNSGKTHHAIQRYLTAKSGVYCGPLKLLAHEIFEKSNNANVPCDLVTGEERTLVSPEGKQSNHVACTIEMCSVTTPYEVAVIDEIQMIRDLSRGWAWTRALLGLCAEEIHVCGEAAAIDFVTELMYSTGEEVEIRNYKRLTSMSVLDHAVESLDNLHPGDCIVCFNKNDIYSISRQIEARGLECAVIYGSLPPGTKLAQAKKFNDPDDPCKILVATDAIGMGLNLSIKRIIFNSLVKPTVNEKGEKEMDTITTSQALQIAGRAGRFSSIFKEGEVTTMHRDDLPVLKEILGRTVDTIETAGLHPTAEQIEMFAYHLPDATLSNLIDIFVSLSQVDGLYFVCNIDDFKFLADMIQHIPLNLRARYVFCTAPINRKQPFVCTSFLKFARQFSRDEPLTFDWVCRHVRWPLVAPRNIKDLVHLEAVHLTLDLYLWLSYRFMDMFPDANLIRDIQKELDNIIQEGVRNITRLIRASETNTSSGTGTDAIPDDDIPLHRTFPKDRGLNAEDLPEARQQKQGQRRIRGSKMLDYRTLDTRQDGSLSSRLVQEGLLSTDLLEQLQREWAASQANGKDPWKETAGSGRKINSKGKKKNK; encoded by the exons ATGTCTTTAAAGCGATGCCTGTTTCTGCTGTCTCGGTCTCCACACCGGGCAAACTGTCTCCGGAGCACCGTTGCTGTGCTCGCTAAGGGCAGCGCAGGGGCTTCGGCTGTACAGCGACAGTGCACCGGGGCTTCTGGCTTCATCTGCAGAAATGCGTCTTCAAGCAGCGCCTCCAAACCTCCAGATACTTCTCTCTTTGTACCACTACACGTAAAAGCTACCCACAACAACGGAGAAGGAGCCATCGGAGAGGAGCTCACCCAGCCGCTAGATAAAA GTGAAGTGCTTAAGGTTTTAAACAGATTCTACAAAAGGAAGGAAATGCAGAGACTTGCTGCAGAGAATGGTTTAGAtg CTCGCCTCTTCCATCAAGCATTTATCAGCTTTAGAAAATATGTTCTTGAATCGGATGCGCTTGGAGCCGACttgcatatcattttaaatgatttctgcTGTGGCGCTG GTCATGTCGATGATCTTTACCCCTATTTCATGAGACATGCCAAGCTGATCTTCCCAATGCTGGACTGCATGGAGGACCTCCGTAAAATCAGTGACCTGCGAGTGCCAGCTAATTG GTATCCAGAAGCCAGAGCTATTCAGAGGAAGATCATTTTTCATGCCGGTCCCACAAACAGTGGGAAAACGCACCACGCTATCCAGAGATATTTAACAGCCAAGTCCGGCGTGTATTGTGGTCCCCTGAAGCTGCTTGCACATGAGATCTTTGAAAAGAGTAACAATGCT AATGTGCCTTGTGACTTGGTGACAGGAGAGGAGCGAACCCTCGTCAGCCCAGAAGGAAAGCAGTCCAATCACGTTGCTTGTACAATAGAAATGTGCAGCGTCACCACTCCAT atgaaGTCGCTGTTATCGATGAAATCCAAATGATCAGAGATCTTTCCAGAGGGTGGGCTTGGACAAGAGCACTTTTAG GGTTGTGTGCTGAAGAGATTCACGTATGCGGGGAAGCTGCTGCCATTGACTTTGTTACAGAGCTCATGTACTCTACAGGGGAGGAAGTGGAG ATTAGAAACTACAAGAGGCTGACGTCCATGTCTGTGCTGGACCACGCAGTCGAGTCCCTCGATAACCTGCACCCCGGAGACTGCATTGTGTGCTTCAATAAGAACGACATTTACTCCATCAGCAGGCAGATTGAGGCCAGGGGCTTGGAGTGTGCAGTCATATATGGCAGTCTACCTCCTG gtaCCAAATTAGCTCAAGCAAAGAAATTCAATGACCCAGATGACCCGTGCAAGATTCTCGTTGCTACTGATGCTATAGGAATGGGATTGAATCT GAGTATCAAGCGCATCATCTTCAACTCTCTGGTGAAGCCCACTGTGAATGAGAAGGGAGAGAAGGAAATGGACACCATCACCACCTCGCAGGCGCTGCAGATTGCAGGCAGGGCCGGCCGCTTCAGCTCCATATTCAAGGAGGGCGAGGTGACCACCATGCACCGCGACGACCTGCCTGTGCTCAAAGAGATCCTCGGCCGCACTGTTGACACCATTGAG ACAGCAGGCCTGCACCCCACTGCTGAGCAGATTGAAATGTTTGCCTACCATCTGCCAGACGCTACTCTATCAAATCTGATT GATATCTTTGTGAGCTTGTCACAAGTGGATGGTCTCTACTTCGTCTGCAACATTGATGACTTTAAATTCCTAGCAGACATGATCCAGCACATCCCTTTGAACCTGAGAGCCAGATATGTGTTCTGCACCGCACCGATCAACAGGAAGCAGCCCTTCGTTTGCACTTCGTTTTTAAAG TTTGCCAGGCAGTTCAGTCGAGACGAGCCCTTGACCTTTGACTGGGTGTGCCGGCATGTCCGCTGGCCGCTGGTGGCCCCCCGGAACATCAAGGACCTGGTGCACCTGGAGGCTGTTCACCTCACACTGGACCTCTACCTCTGGTTAAG CTACCGGTTTATGGACATGTTCCCGGACGCAAACCTTATCCGTGACATCCAGAAAGAGCTGGACAACATAATTCAGGAAGGAGTGCGCAACATCACCCGGCTGATCAGAGCATCTGAAACAAACACCTCCTCTGGCACTGGCACAGACGCCATCCCGGACGACGACATCCCTCTGCACAGGACCTTCCCAAAGGACAGGGGGCTGAACGCAGAGGACTTGCCTGaggccagacagcaaaaacagGGACAAAGGCGAATCCGTGGCTCCAAAATGCTGGACTACAGGACACTAGACACTAGGCAAGACGGATCCCTGAGCTCCAGGCTCGTGCAGGAGGGACTGTTGAGTACAGATTTGCTGGAGCAGTTGCAGAGGGAGTGGGCTGCTAGCCAGGCCAACGGGAAAGACCCGTGGAAAGAAACTGCAGGGAGTGGTAGAAAAATCAACTcgaaaggaaagaagaaaaataagtaa